The DNA window CATCAGCGTCACTTCCATCGCGTGGCGGCCCATCGTCATCACGGTTTCGGGAGTCATGATTCTTGTCCTGTAAAGACGCTAGTAGAAACTCTGGGACAGTGAGCCCAGCAGCAATTGCCAGCCGTCGACCAGCACGAACAGCATCATCTTGAACGGCAGCGAGATCACCGCCGGCGACATCATCATCATCCCCATCGACATCAGTACCGATGCGACCACCATGTCGATGATCAGGAAGGGAATGAAGATGGCGAAGCCGATCTGGAACGCCGTCTTCAGTTCGCTCGTGATGAAGGCCGGCACGAGGATCCGCATCGGCACGTCTTCCGGCCCCTGCAGCGCCGGGCTGCGCGAGATCTTCACGAACAGCGCCAGGTCGGCCTGGCGGGTCTGCTTCAGCATGAACGTTTTCAAAGGCGCCGAGCCGCGCTCGATCGCCTGCTGCATCGTGATCTGGTTCGCCTGCAGCGGCTGGTACGCTTCCGTGTAGATGCGGTCGAACGTGGGCCCCATCACGAAGAACGTGAGGAACAGCGCCAGGCCCACCATCACCTGGTTCGGCGGCGCCGACTGCGTGCCCATCGCCTGGCGCAGCAGCGACAGCACGATCACGATCCGGGTAAAGCCCGTCATCATCAGCAGCACGGCGGGCAGGAACGTCAGCGCCGTCATCAGGATCAGCGTCTGCAGCGTCAGCCCGTACTGGACCCCGCCGCCGGGTGCCGGCGAGCTGGTGAACGCGGGAATCGTGGGCTCCGCGGCGGCCAGCAGGGGAAGGAAAATGGTCAGCGCGAATGCCGCTGCATGTCCGAGCTTACTTGCGGGCTTACTTGCCATTGCGCTTCTCGATGGTTTGCTTGAACCATTCCGAGAAATTGGTGCCGGGCAGGGCGTGCTGCCCGGCGGTGGCGCCGGGCTCCGCTTCCTGCCGCGGCATCGTGGCCAGCGCGTTCATGCGACCTGGCGAGGCGCCGACGACGATCCACTGGTCGCCCACCTCGACGACGAGAATGCGCTCGCGCGTGCCCACCGATAGTGCGCCGACCAGCTTGACGGTACTGCCGCCAGAGACGTTGCGCGGCCCGAAGCGCTTGAGCGCCCATGCCAGACCGACCAGCAGCGCCAGCACGAGGCCCAGCGCGACCACGGTCTGCAGCAGGCTGCCGACGGCCGAGGGCGGCGCGGGCAGTGCCGCCGGCGTTGCCGTGCGCGCGCCGGCCAGCGCGGCCTGCTGTTCGGGCGTGGCGACCGGCGGCGCCACGGGGCCGGGGGCGGGCGCCTGCTCTGCGGGCACGACCGTGGCCGGTTCGCCGGCCTTTACGGGCGCGACAGTACGATCGGTGGGATTGGTGATGACGGGCGCAGTCGCCGTGGCAGGCGCTTGCGCAGCCCCGGGCGCTTGTGCGGACGCGATGGTGCCGGCGAGCATGCCGCCCGCCAGCAGTGCGGAAACCAGGACACGATTCATTTATTCAGTTTTCGGATGCGTTCGGAAGGCGTGATGATGTCGGTCAGGCGAATACCGAACTTGTCGTTCACCACCACCACCTCGCCCTGCGCGATCAGGCAGCCGTTCACCAGCACGTCCATCGGCTCGCCGGCCAGGCCGTCCAGTTCCACCACCGAGCCCTGCGCCAGTTGCAGCAGGTTCTTGATGGCGATCTTCGTGCGGCCCAGTTCCACCGTCAGCTGGACCGGGATATCGAGGATGAAGTCGATGTCGTTGTGGGTCTCGGTCTTCGTGGCCCCCTTCGAGAAATCCTTGAACACGGCAGCGGTGGCAGCCTCCTTCTGCAATGCCTCCGCTTCGGCCTTGGCCTGTTCGGCAATCGCCGCGCCCCAATCGTCGTCGAGGCTTTGATCGTCCTGGTTGTCCGCCATGATGTGCTCCTGAACCTTACTATTTGCTTAGATTATCGCTATTAGCCAGCAACCGCTCCACCTTCAGCGCGTACTGCCCGTTCAGCACGCCGTACGTGCAATCGAGCACCGGCACGCCATCGACCGTGGCCTCGATCGTTTCCGGGATATTCAGCGGGATCACGTCGCCCACGCGGAAGTTCAGGATATCGTCGAAACTCACTTTCGCGGTGCCCAGCCGCGCCACCAGTTCCACCTCGGCGATCTGGATCTGCTGCGTCATCAGGCGGATCCAGCG is part of the Pseudoduganella lutea genome and encodes:
- the fliN gene encoding flagellar motor switch protein FliN translates to MADNQDDQSLDDDWGAAIAEQAKAEAEALQKEAATAAVFKDFSKGATKTETHNDIDFILDIPVQLTVELGRTKIAIKNLLQLAQGSVVELDGLAGEPMDVLVNGCLIAQGEVVVVNDKFGIRLTDIITPSERIRKLNK
- the fliO gene encoding flagellar biosynthetic protein FliO is translated as MNRVLVSALLAGGMLAGTIASAQAPGAAQAPATATAPVITNPTDRTVAPVKAGEPATVVPAEQAPAPGPVAPPVATPEQQAALAGARTATPAALPAPPSAVGSLLQTVVALGLVLALLVGLAWALKRFGPRNVSGGSTVKLVGALSVGTRERILVVEVGDQWIVVGASPGRMNALATMPRQEAEPGATAGQHALPGTNFSEWFKQTIEKRNGK
- the fliP gene encoding flagellar type III secretion system pore protein FliP (The bacterial flagellar biogenesis protein FliP forms a type III secretion system (T3SS)-type pore required for flagellar assembly.), which gives rise to MASKPASKLGHAAAFALTIFLPLLAAAEPTIPAFTSSPAPGGGVQYGLTLQTLILMTALTFLPAVLLMMTGFTRIVIVLSLLRQAMGTQSAPPNQVMVGLALFLTFFVMGPTFDRIYTEAYQPLQANQITMQQAIERGSAPLKTFMLKQTRQADLALFVKISRSPALQGPEDVPMRILVPAFITSELKTAFQIGFAIFIPFLIIDMVVASVLMSMGMMMMSPAVISLPFKMMLFVLVDGWQLLLGSLSQSFY